A DNA window from Primulina tabacum isolate GXHZ01 chromosome 12, ASM2559414v2, whole genome shotgun sequence contains the following coding sequences:
- the LOC142520902 gene encoding uncharacterized protein LOC142520902 has translation MALPGGSSRILCNAATRIPVRFPFLNQSSVSWSPSSRTTPFTVSASPKKPSSSPRTGKFDSKNRRTSSVTTKEQEDAVEDTQMDEIAGDETVAAVDDGFVMPELPGEKPDFWEGPQWDSFGFFVQYMWAFGVLFALIACGIAVATYNGGATDFKETPAYKESIQSQELLEGPDASNSDVFESNPTEEAPSLE, from the exons ATGGCGCTTCCCGGTGGTAGCAGCCGGATACTCTGTAACGCCGCCACCAGAATCCCAGTTCGCTTTCCCTTCCTAAACCAATCTTCTGTTTCGTGGTCTCCCAGCTCCAGAACCACGCCTTTCACAGTGTCCGCTAGTCCCAAGAAGCCATCTTCATCTCCTAGAACGGGGAAATTTGACAGCAAGAACCGTAGAACAAGCTCTGTAACGACCAAAGAGCAAGAGGATGCTGTAGAAGACACCCAAATGGATGAGATTGCAGGAGATGAAACCGTCGCCGCCGTTGATGATGGCTTCGTAATGCCGGAGCTACCTGGGGAAAAGCCTGATTTTTGGGAGGGCCCTCAGTGGGATTCTTTTGGATTCTTCGTGCAGTATATGTGGGCTTTTGGCGTTCTTTTTGCG TTAATAGCCTGTGGCATCGCTGTGGCCACATATAATGGAGGAGCAACAGATTTCAAGGAAACTCCAGCATACAAAGAATCAATCCAATCTCAAGAACTTCTGGAAGGACCCGATGCATCTAACTCAGATGTGTTCGAGTCAAATCCCACAGAAGAGGCTCCAAGTTTGGAGTAG